The genomic region CGAAGGACCGCTTCCCGAAAGAGAATAACCGATCAAAGATTTTTCCACCTGCGCTAGAAACGGATTCAGTTCGAACTCGGAATGCATTCGATACGGAGTATGAACCCGATCTTCTAAAGCGAGTTTCAAAAGAGAAACCTTTCCTGAATCCAAGAACTCCATCCAAGTCGCGATCCGACTCATGTTAAAAATCACGTCCTCTGTGGAATAAGAGCCCGGAAGAGTTTTACGAGATTGATGCGTGGAAGTTTCCAGATCGGGTACGATCAGAAAACAACGAACCTTCTTTGGAAATTTCTTTTTGACGTATTCGAGACGGTTTCCGTTGAAATACGCGAATACGAAACCGCCCAGATACGCGGGGATCGTATTGTCCGGATGACCTTCGATTTGACCCAAGTGAAACAAAAATTCGTTTTCGCTCGGAAGGGAAATTCTCGGATAAAAATTCTTATGCGCGAATCTCGCGGCGCAAACCCCGGCCACGGCCGCGCTCGCACTGGAACCGAGTCCGCCTTTCATCGGAAGATTCAAATCCATGACCAAGGAATACGGAAGCGCCGTAATCCCCGGAAGAAATTTTTGAAAATAAGATTGATACGAAGAAAGAACCAGATCTTCGTCCGGACCGAAGGGCAAAACGTCCATTCCCTTAACGGAGGTTTGAAATCCCTTTCCCGGAATAAACTGAAATTGAAACTGATTGTAAATTCGAAACGCGAGCCCGAACAAATCGAAACCCGGTCCTAAATTGGCCGAGGTTCCGGGAACCCGAATGGAATACTGTCGAATCGAAGTCATAACGTTAAAGCGAAACTTCCGCGCCG from Leptospira kmetyi serovar Malaysia str. Bejo-Iso9 harbors:
- the thrB gene encoding homoserine kinase, with the protein product MTSIRQYSIRVPGTSANLGPGFDLFGLAFRIYNQFQFQFIPGKGFQTSVKGMDVLPFGPDEDLVLSSYQSYFQKFLPGITALPYSLVMDLNLPMKGGLGSSASAAVAGVCAARFAHKNFYPRISLPSENEFLFHLGQIEGHPDNTIPAYLGGFVFAYFNGNRLEYVKKKFPKKVRCFLIVPDLETSTHQSRKTLPGSYSTEDVIFNMSRIATWMEFLDSGKVSLLKLALEDRVHTPYRMHSEFELNPFLAQVEKSLIGYSLSGSGPSVLLFSERNKAVRAEKILKEKLAEFIQKTHFNCQILSLKVEEDGIFESVKDIKIS